A DNA window from Paenibacillus segetis contains the following coding sequences:
- a CDS encoding ABC transporter ATP-binding protein: MNASNPVVELKSITKRFPGIVANDSISLKLHKGEIHALLGENGAGKSTLMNILFGLYQPDEGSIEIDGKPVQIDNPNKAIEYGIGMVHQHFKLVQPFTVTENIILGMEPKHGISLDHKSAATKIKNLSEQYGLKVDPYAKIQNISVGMQQRVEILKTLYRGAQILIFDEPTAVLTPQEITELMDIMRRLVAEGKSIILITHKLKEIMHISDTVTIIRRGKVIDTVKTSESNPSQLAEKMVGRNVTFKVDKQPAEPGETVMSVNDIQLKRKDGVSVLNGLSFDVKAGEILGIAGVDGNGQSELIEVITGLRSPDQGSVKVSGKEIAGRTPRFVAESGVAHIPEDRHKHGLVLDFSMSENFVLETYYKDPYSKRGFLNFDAIKKQAQRLIEQFDVRTPGITTLARSLSGGNQQKAIIAREIDKDPDVLVAAQPTRGLDVGAIEFVQKQLIAQRDKGKAVLLISFELDEIMNVSDRIVVIYEGKIVGEVLPEQTNDQELGLMMAGSLAAGGQRG, from the coding sequence ATGAATGCATCCAACCCTGTCGTCGAGTTGAAATCCATTACAAAACGTTTTCCGGGTATTGTCGCTAATGATTCCATCAGCCTAAAACTGCATAAAGGTGAAATTCACGCCTTACTTGGTGAGAATGGAGCCGGAAAGTCCACGCTGATGAACATCCTGTTTGGGTTGTACCAACCGGATGAGGGTAGCATTGAAATCGATGGCAAGCCAGTTCAAATCGACAATCCAAATAAGGCCATTGAATATGGGATCGGAATGGTTCACCAACATTTCAAGCTGGTCCAACCTTTTACCGTAACTGAGAATATTATTCTGGGAATGGAACCTAAGCATGGAATCAGCCTGGATCATAAATCAGCCGCAACCAAAATTAAGAACTTATCAGAGCAATATGGATTAAAAGTCGATCCCTATGCCAAAATCCAGAACATATCCGTTGGTATGCAACAACGGGTTGAAATACTAAAAACATTATATCGCGGTGCACAGATTTTGATTTTTGATGAACCGACGGCTGTTCTTACACCCCAAGAAATTACTGAATTGATGGATATTATGCGACGGTTAGTTGCTGAAGGAAAATCTATCATTCTCATTACTCATAAATTGAAAGAGATTATGCATATTTCTGATACGGTGACCATCATTCGTCGTGGTAAGGTAATCGACACGGTCAAAACCTCGGAATCCAATCCTAGCCAGCTTGCTGAGAAAATGGTTGGAAGAAATGTTACATTTAAAGTGGATAAGCAGCCAGCAGAACCGGGAGAAACAGTGATGTCGGTGAACGATATCCAGTTAAAGCGTAAGGATGGGGTATCCGTCTTAAATGGCCTGAGTTTTGACGTAAAAGCTGGGGAAATCTTAGGGATTGCCGGTGTTGATGGTAATGGTCAGTCTGAGTTAATCGAAGTGATCACCGGATTACGCAGTCCTGATCAAGGTTCCGTTAAGGTTAGTGGCAAAGAAATCGCAGGTCGTACACCTCGATTTGTGGCTGAAAGCGGCGTCGCCCATATTCCAGAGGATCGACACAAGCATGGCTTGGTGCTTGATTTCTCGATGAGCGAGAACTTTGTACTTGAAACCTACTATAAAGACCCGTATAGCAAACGTGGATTTTTAAACTTCGATGCCATTAAAAAGCAAGCCCAACGCCTGATCGAACAATTTGACGTAAGAACACCGGGAATTACGACTTTAGCGCGTTCTTTGTCCGGAGGTAATCAACAGAAGGCCATCATCGCACGGGAAATTGATAAAGATCCCGATGTTCTGGTCGCTGCTCAGCCTACGCGTGGTCTAGACGTTGGTGCTATCGAGTTTGTACAAAAGCAATTAATAGCACAACGAGATAAAGGCAAAGCCGTGTTGCTGATTTCTTTTGAACTTGATGAAATCATGAATGTGTCCGACCGGATTGTGGTCATTTATGAAGGTAAAATTGTCGGGGAAGTCTTGCCAGAGCAAACCAATGATCAAGAATTAGGTCTGATGATGGCAGGTAGCCTTGCTGCTGGAGGTCAAAGAGGATGA
- a CDS encoding BMP family lipoprotein — translation MKKSIKLTMVMLLAVTLVLSACGKKNETGGNGATSNIKVGMVTDVGGVNDKSFNQSAWEGLQSIKESDGVKVEYLQSTKADDYVTNLNKFVKGGYDLTWGIGMSLEKDIKTVADQNKDAKLAIIDAVVDAPNVKSVTFSENEGSFLVGVVAGLTTKTNKVGFIGGMQLPVIEKFAAGFQAGVKAVNPDAQVMINYTGAFDKPDLGKTQAATYYNDGADILFPAAGATGTGVFNEGIARKKAGADVWVIGVDKDQSLEFGDEITLTSMIKRVDEAVKRVSKQVVDGTFTGGTETLGLKDNGVGIADTSSKNVSAEILAKVEDYKAKIISGEIVVPEAPTK, via the coding sequence ATGAAAAAATCAATCAAACTAACTATGGTAATGCTGCTTGCAGTAACCCTAGTCTTGTCCGCTTGCGGCAAGAAGAACGAAACTGGCGGTAACGGAGCAACTTCCAACATTAAAGTTGGGATGGTTACTGACGTAGGTGGCGTTAATGACAAATCGTTTAACCAATCCGCTTGGGAAGGTCTTCAATCCATTAAAGAATCGGATGGAGTTAAAGTTGAGTACTTACAAAGTACTAAGGCTGATGATTACGTAACGAACCTTAATAAATTTGTAAAAGGCGGCTACGACCTCACTTGGGGTATTGGTATGAGCTTGGAAAAAGACATTAAAACAGTAGCCGATCAAAACAAAGATGCCAAACTGGCGATCATTGATGCCGTTGTTGATGCACCTAACGTTAAATCTGTAACTTTCTCTGAAAATGAAGGTTCTTTCCTTGTTGGTGTAGTTGCAGGTCTAACTACAAAAACCAATAAAGTCGGCTTCATTGGCGGAATGCAGCTTCCAGTTATCGAGAAGTTTGCAGCTGGATTCCAAGCAGGGGTCAAAGCCGTTAATCCGGATGCCCAAGTTATGATTAACTACACAGGCGCTTTCGACAAACCTGACCTAGGTAAAACACAAGCAGCAACTTACTATAATGATGGAGCAGACATCTTATTCCCAGCTGCTGGCGCTACAGGAACTGGTGTTTTCAATGAAGGTATCGCTCGTAAAAAAGCTGGCGCAGATGTTTGGGTTATTGGAGTCGACAAAGACCAATCCCTTGAATTTGGTGATGAAATCACTTTGACTTCCATGATCAAACGTGTAGACGAAGCTGTAAAACGTGTAAGTAAACAAGTTGTTGACGGTACGTTTACTGGTGGAACTGAAACGCTTGGTTTGAAAGATAATGGTGTAGGTATTGCTGATACTTCCAGCAAAAACGTTTCTGCAGAGATCCTTGCTAAAGTAGAAGATTATAAAGCAAAAATCATCAGTGGTGAAATCGTTGTTCCTGAGGCTCCAACTAAATAA
- a CDS encoding FAD-dependent oxidoreductase has protein sequence MRKDLLQNLPALPQFPESLWRETSSLPTFPKLSNDIKVDVAIVGAGITGISTAYVLTKAGLKVAVLDAATILDGATGYTTAKITSQHGMMYSKLIQHFGEEAAKLYFEANEEALQFIRDTVKEHEIECYLEEEDAYLYADSDEQAEQLQQEWQAYGQLGLPGEWVDTVPVPLTIKGAIRLRNQAQFHPLLYLRALTDYITTHGGSLYEHTLMEDYAEQGEDERLQLKTQSGHMISCNHAVSASHFPFFDGGSLYFTRLHAERSYAIALEARTRFEGGMYINCGEPKRSLRSAKMNGKQVILVGGESHRTGDSQCTLRHYEELEKFGGSLYDLTGIPYRWSTQDLITIDEVPYIGVLNSRHPNVYVATGYGKWGMTTGTLAAHLIHDLILGKDNRYAELFTPSRFKMNPSIKNLAVQNATVAKELVSGKIGTVYMKPDDLRADEGSVVKHCGKRAGAYRDKEGKLYLVDTTCTHLGCEVQWNDAERSWDCPCHGSRFDYKGHVLEGPATQDLKTLTPQLEL, from the coding sequence TTGAGGAAAGATCTACTTCAAAATTTGCCTGCTTTACCCCAATTCCCGGAATCGTTGTGGAGAGAAACCTCATCTCTACCTACCTTTCCGAAGTTAAGTAATGACATAAAAGTGGACGTTGCTATAGTCGGAGCGGGTATAACCGGCATTTCCACAGCTTATGTATTAACAAAAGCCGGTCTAAAAGTTGCGGTCCTAGATGCAGCTACGATTCTTGATGGGGCAACTGGCTATACCACCGCTAAAATAACCTCCCAACACGGAATGATGTACAGTAAGTTGATCCAGCATTTTGGTGAAGAAGCAGCCAAGCTGTATTTCGAAGCCAATGAAGAAGCGCTTCAATTCATTAGAGATACCGTAAAGGAGCATGAGATCGAGTGCTACTTGGAAGAGGAGGATGCTTATCTATACGCAGACTCTGATGAACAAGCTGAACAATTGCAGCAGGAATGGCAAGCATATGGGCAGCTTGGACTCCCGGGTGAATGGGTAGACACTGTTCCTGTTCCACTAACTATCAAGGGAGCCATCAGACTCAGAAATCAGGCTCAATTCCATCCCCTTCTCTACTTACGTGCCCTAACAGACTACATTACCACGCATGGTGGTTCATTATATGAACATACCTTGATGGAAGATTATGCGGAGCAAGGTGAAGATGAACGGCTTCAATTAAAGACTCAAAGTGGCCATATGATCTCCTGTAATCACGCTGTATCAGCATCTCACTTTCCGTTCTTCGACGGGGGTTCCTTGTATTTCACAAGGTTACATGCCGAACGATCCTACGCTATTGCCCTGGAAGCGAGAACTCGTTTTGAAGGGGGAATGTACATCAATTGTGGTGAACCAAAACGCTCCTTACGATCTGCCAAAATGAATGGTAAGCAAGTTATTCTAGTTGGTGGAGAATCTCACCGAACTGGAGATAGTCAGTGCACACTTCGTCATTACGAAGAGCTAGAGAAGTTTGGCGGATCATTATATGACCTAACCGGCATTCCATACCGCTGGTCTACGCAAGATCTCATTACGATTGATGAAGTTCCGTATATCGGTGTTCTTAACTCCAGACATCCTAATGTTTACGTAGCAACTGGTTATGGGAAATGGGGTATGACCACTGGAACACTCGCAGCACATCTGATTCACGATTTAATTCTCGGTAAAGATAACCGCTACGCGGAATTGTTCACCCCATCACGGTTCAAGATGAATCCTAGCATTAAGAACCTCGCGGTTCAAAATGCTACCGTGGCGAAAGAGCTAGTCTCCGGGAAAATAGGAACGGTATATATGAAACCAGATGATCTAAGGGCTGATGAGGGTAGCGTAGTTAAGCATTGCGGCAAAAGAGCAGGAGCTTATAGAGATAAAGAAGGTAAACTATATCTAGTGGATACTACTTGTACGCACCTTGGCTGCGAAGTGCAGTGGAATGATGCGGAACGATCTTGGGATTGCCCATGCCATGGATCAAGATTTGATTATAAAGGACATGTATTGGAGGGACCCGCCACACAAGATCTGAAAACACTAACCCCACAGCTTGAATTGTAG
- a CDS encoding Fur family transcriptional regulator — MRALNLTTQRKAVYDVIRNTHDHPTAADVMNRLVEQGYNFAYGTVYNSLRYLVDKEMVRELKLGEAASRYDAKLDDHQHILCEICGHVDEVMTKVPEDWTNEVSKETGYDVHHAHVVFGGVCPACQQKK; from the coding sequence ATGAGAGCTTTGAATTTAACCACACAACGCAAGGCCGTATATGATGTGATTCGTAATACGCATGATCACCCGACGGCGGCAGATGTGATGAACCGTTTGGTGGAGCAAGGCTACAATTTTGCCTATGGTACAGTGTATAACTCACTAAGATATTTGGTGGATAAAGAGATGGTTCGTGAATTGAAGCTGGGAGAGGCTGCCAGCCGATATGACGCCAAGTTGGATGATCACCAACACATTCTTTGTGAGATATGTGGACATGTCGATGAGGTAATGACTAAAGTTCCTGAAGACTGGACCAACGAAGTCTCTAAAGAGACTGGATATGATGTGCATCATGCTCATGTCGTATTCGGGGGGGTGTGTCCAGCGTGTCAGCAGAAGAAATAA
- a CDS encoding response regulator transcription factor produces the protein MSAEEIKDSDYPAGNITPFRHPVDMDASTMGQEQSVVEMNACPVTQRVIIVSPFPSEIHELVRDLSDGCFDVLVFHHWEQGIRNALAADLLIFDLTPYGSREEQIAMKSLVQQETGGIPSLMLVKESMLARLDQGLMNQELLVWPARPQEVLYHVQRIIRSGEKRSSSSRLLEGTSPAIYKDLWIDRKKMSVYRSGNKIELTKTEYELLIKLLEQEGSVLSREELLEQVWGTSFLGGSNVVDVHIKSLRKKLGDRAADSLYIATVRGVGYRLAD, from the coding sequence GTGTCAGCAGAAGAAATAAAGGATTCAGATTATCCTGCTGGGAACATTACACCGTTTCGACATCCAGTTGATATGGATGCATCCACGATGGGTCAGGAGCAATCTGTTGTTGAAATGAACGCATGTCCGGTTACACAACGTGTCATTATCGTTAGCCCGTTTCCGAGTGAAATTCACGAATTGGTACGGGACCTATCGGATGGTTGCTTTGATGTTCTAGTGTTTCATCACTGGGAGCAGGGGATTCGTAACGCCTTGGCTGCGGACTTATTGATCTTTGACCTAACTCCATATGGTAGTAGAGAAGAACAAATCGCAATGAAATCTTTAGTACAGCAGGAGACAGGGGGAATTCCTTCCTTAATGCTAGTGAAGGAATCGATGCTCGCTCGTTTGGATCAAGGGTTGATGAATCAGGAACTGTTGGTTTGGCCTGCCCGCCCGCAGGAAGTTCTCTATCATGTTCAACGTATTATTCGAAGTGGAGAGAAACGCTCTTCTTCATCTCGTTTGCTGGAAGGTACATCCCCAGCTATCTACAAAGATCTGTGGATAGATCGCAAGAAAATGTCTGTCTATCGTAGTGGGAACAAGATTGAATTGACGAAGACGGAGTATGAGCTATTGATTAAACTTCTGGAACAAGAAGGTAGTGTCCTTTCGCGTGAGGAATTGTTGGAGCAAGTGTGGGGAACCTCTTTCTTAGGTGGAAGCAACGTGGTTGATGTTCATATTAAGAGCTTACGTAAGAAACTGGGAGATCGCGCTGCCGATTCATTATATATTGCAACTGTACGTGGTGTAGGATATCGCTTAGCAGATTAA
- a CDS encoding uroporphyrinogen-III synthase has protein sequence MPRRLEGKRIALTGPRRAEELGKLVENLGGIPLYRPAQGTVLLDDIDLRNAILSWVNSPPDWSIFTTGMGLEAMFDMAEDMEVVQQLWDNLRVTSIAARGYKTANALKKRQLTPMVRDDDGSTEGLIRGLSAYDLHDKTIMLQLHGDPAPRLVHWLQDQGATCTPILPYRHIAPPEGALEMLLYDIMEGKVDAVTFTSGPQVRFLLEYANKQQCLPELINMLHGPVIAVAVGKVTAQGLYEAGVPRVLFPMEERMGSMMIELTRYYAGEAQPLSIERSADSTGEQV, from the coding sequence ATGCCACGGAGATTGGAAGGTAAAAGGATTGCATTAACAGGGCCACGTCGGGCAGAGGAATTGGGGAAGCTAGTGGAAAACTTGGGTGGAATCCCGTTGTATCGACCTGCACAAGGAACCGTGCTTCTAGATGATATCGATCTTCGCAATGCCATACTCTCATGGGTAAATTCTCCTCCGGACTGGTCGATATTTACAACAGGTATGGGACTCGAGGCTATGTTCGATATGGCAGAGGATATGGAAGTAGTTCAGCAACTTTGGGACAACCTAAGAGTGACATCCATCGCGGCACGGGGTTATAAGACAGCTAACGCTTTGAAGAAGCGTCAACTGACGCCTATGGTGCGTGATGATGATGGCAGTACGGAAGGTTTGATTCGTGGACTTTCTGCATATGATTTACATGACAAAACCATTATGTTGCAGCTTCATGGAGATCCTGCTCCTCGTTTAGTCCATTGGTTACAGGATCAAGGGGCGACATGTACTCCCATTCTTCCTTATCGCCATATAGCACCACCAGAGGGAGCGCTTGAAATGCTCCTGTATGATATTATGGAAGGCAAGGTTGATGCTGTTACCTTTACAAGCGGCCCACAAGTTAGGTTCCTGCTGGAGTATGCTAACAAACAGCAGTGTTTGCCTGAACTGATTAATATGCTGCATGGCCCAGTTATTGCTGTTGCGGTAGGCAAAGTAACAGCACAGGGATTATATGAGGCAGGGGTTCCCCGTGTGCTCTTCCCTATGGAAGAACGAATGGGCAGCATGATGATTGAGCTAACTCGTTATTATGCCGGTGAAGCCCAGCCCTTATCTATAGAAAGGTCAGCGGACTCAACCGGTGAACAGGTTTAG
- a CDS encoding ThuA domain-containing protein yields MTNKKKALLIGDYTHPKFHPLQGVDEEITHILHDSLSVQCSENKQMLELGNIEAFDLCISYHDSWAEKVSSKQAAGLLSFVSGGGGLLVLHNGIVLQKKYELAQMIGAKNTVHPSFCKLDMRITDPEHDIMQDIEPFEISDEPYRFEFDPFNETTILMEYNLDGEWHPAAWAHAYGLGRVVYLLPGRDQAAFQHPEYRKLVLQSAKWAARCPS; encoded by the coding sequence ATGACGAATAAGAAAAAAGCACTTTTGATTGGGGATTACACCCATCCGAAATTTCATCCTCTTCAGGGTGTTGATGAAGAGATCACTCACATTTTACATGATTCCCTTTCGGTTCAGTGTAGTGAGAACAAACAAATGCTCGAGCTAGGGAATATAGAAGCTTTTGATTTATGTATTTCATATCACGATAGTTGGGCAGAGAAAGTATCTTCAAAGCAGGCGGCTGGACTATTGTCCTTTGTTAGTGGTGGTGGTGGGTTGCTGGTTCTTCATAACGGCATTGTGCTGCAGAAGAAGTATGAACTGGCTCAAATGATTGGGGCCAAAAATACAGTACATCCGTCATTTTGCAAATTGGATATGAGAATTACAGATCCAGAGCATGATATCATGCAGGACATCGAGCCATTTGAAATCTCAGATGAACCTTATCGCTTTGAGTTTGATCCATTTAATGAAACAACGATTCTTATGGAATATAATCTAGATGGAGAATGGCATCCCGCTGCATGGGCGCATGCTTACGGCTTAGGTCGTGTAGTATATCTATTGCCGGGACGTGATCAGGCTGCGTTTCAGCATCCGGAATACCGTAAATTAGTTCTCCAAAGTGCAAAATGGGCAGCGAGATGTCCAAGCTAA
- a CDS encoding phasin family protein → MTDLLKKAISLGWGLTIVSKEKVEDLVDDLVKRGELEPAESKQFVERLIDRGAEEQTRLKKLVNEQVQSTLQHMGLASAKEVEELARRVAELEIKVAELQQP, encoded by the coding sequence ATGACCGATTTGTTGAAAAAAGCTATTTCATTAGGATGGGGTCTAACTATCGTTAGTAAGGAAAAGGTGGAAGACCTGGTTGATGATTTGGTGAAGCGGGGTGAGCTCGAGCCTGCGGAGTCTAAACAATTTGTGGAGCGGTTAATCGACAGAGGAGCGGAAGAGCAGACGAGGCTCAAAAAATTGGTGAATGAACAGGTCCAATCTACGCTTCAGCATATGGGACTTGCCTCTGCCAAAGAAGTCGAGGAGCTCGCAAGGCGCGTTGCTGAATTAGAAATCAAAGTAGCTGAACTCCAGCAGCCGTAA
- a CDS encoding ABC1 kinase family protein: MGNFVRQTGRYREIAMALGRHGFGYIVEGIGLTKLLSAPFHRMRKSEHESLTLAVRIRLVLEELGPTFVKVGQLASTRTDLLPADIISELVKLQDQVPPFSAQEAIKILESELDIPIDELLEKFEEIPLAAASLGQVHKATLLTGEVVAIKVQRPGVAALIQQDLNILKHLTSMAQKHWPWIVRYQIPAMVDEFSKSIIAELDYSNEGRNTEKIRRQLHDSKGIYIPSIHWYCTSSKVLTMDFVEGIHLKRLSEEQEYKQVDPKEIAERLVNAMLRQIFIGGVFHADPHPGNLLVTPSGDLAFIDFGMVGRLNSKMKDHLASLVISLMQRNTSGMVRAIQRMGLLGDNEDEAGLRMDLERLHDQYYDLPFSEIRIGEALQDLFATAQQHGIILPPDLLLLAKALLTVEGVALSLDPQLRILDLAEPFGRKLLREKYSASRINKKLLSGASEFAESISELPHQARRLSNLLSKGKVKVEMDVPELEHILRKMDQIGNRLSFSIVLLAFSIIMVGLIVGSSLTRRPTLLWDFPAIEIGFVVATFMVIWLLYSIYKSGRF; the protein is encoded by the coding sequence ATGGGCAACTTTGTTCGGCAAACCGGCCGTTATCGGGAAATTGCCATGGCGCTAGGGCGCCATGGCTTTGGTTATATTGTGGAGGGAATTGGATTAACGAAACTATTGTCAGCCCCGTTCCACCGGATGAGGAAAAGTGAACATGAGAGTTTAACGTTAGCTGTACGAATTCGTCTTGTGCTTGAAGAACTTGGGCCTACTTTTGTTAAAGTGGGACAGCTAGCTAGCACCCGTACGGACCTACTTCCGGCGGATATCATCTCCGAACTTGTTAAGTTACAAGATCAAGTGCCGCCTTTTTCGGCACAAGAAGCCATTAAGATTCTAGAGAGTGAGCTTGATATTCCGATAGATGAACTGCTTGAAAAGTTCGAAGAAATACCTTTGGCTGCCGCTTCGCTTGGGCAGGTTCATAAGGCAACACTGCTAACCGGTGAAGTGGTGGCAATTAAGGTTCAGCGCCCAGGTGTTGCAGCCCTGATTCAGCAGGACTTGAATATTCTCAAACATTTGACTAGCATGGCGCAGAAACATTGGCCGTGGATCGTTCGATATCAAATTCCTGCGATGGTCGATGAATTCTCCAAGTCAATTATAGCGGAACTTGATTATAGTAATGAAGGCCGGAATACGGAGAAAATTCGCAGACAGCTACACGATAGTAAGGGGATTTATATTCCTAGTATTCATTGGTACTGTACTTCATCCAAAGTATTGACGATGGACTTTGTGGAAGGAATTCATTTGAAACGACTTTCCGAAGAGCAAGAGTATAAACAGGTTGATCCTAAGGAAATTGCCGAGAGGCTTGTTAACGCCATGCTTCGGCAGATATTTATCGGAGGGGTGTTCCATGCGGACCCACACCCTGGTAATTTGTTAGTTACACCAAGCGGTGATTTAGCGTTTATTGATTTTGGAATGGTCGGACGGTTGAATTCAAAAATGAAGGACCACCTCGCTTCACTTGTTATTTCGCTAATGCAGCGTAATACAAGTGGGATGGTACGAGCAATTCAACGAATGGGATTGCTTGGCGACAACGAGGACGAAGCGGGACTGAGGATGGACCTCGAACGATTGCATGATCAATATTACGATCTTCCATTCTCCGAGATTCGCATCGGTGAAGCGCTGCAGGATCTGTTCGCTACTGCTCAGCAACATGGTATTATCTTACCACCGGATTTACTCCTGCTGGCAAAGGCACTACTGACAGTAGAAGGGGTCGCACTAAGTTTAGATCCGCAGCTGCGAATCCTTGATCTGGCTGAGCCTTTTGGTCGCAAGCTTCTTCGGGAGAAGTATAGTGCAAGTCGAATCAACAAAAAGCTACTTAGTGGTGCCAGTGAATTTGCGGAATCTATAAGCGAGCTACCGCATCAAGCAAGGAGATTATCCAATCTACTTAGTAAAGGCAAAGTTAAGGTGGAGATGGATGTACCTGAATTGGAACATATTCTGAGGAAAATGGACCAGATCGGGAATCGGTTATCTTTTAGCATCGTACTTTTAGCCTTTAGTATTATTATGGTTGGTTTGATTGTGGGCTCTTCACTAACACGAAGGCCTACTCTATTATGGGACTTCCCTGCCATTGAAATTGGGTTTGTTGTAGCTACGTTTATGGTTATCTGGTTGCTGTATTCGATATACAAGTCGGGAAGGTTTTAA
- a CDS encoding DEAD/DEAH box helicase produces MTTFNQWGLSPALLDILQKQGIVKPTPVQEAAIPALLSGEDVIAQAQTGTGKTLAFLLPIIEKIRVDRKDAQAMIITPTRELAIQITAEARKLTNAKEGLSILAAYGGQDVERQLRKLKNGTQLVIGTPGRLLDHLRRGSLTLGSIKMLVLDEADQMLHMGFLAEVESIIRMIPRNRQTMLFSATMPDNVKRLAKTYMDQPKDIRIAETSRVTLDSIKQIVVETTDRGKQQALIEMIRSNRPYLAVIFCRTKRRASVLNEALQEAGFASDELHGDLSQSKREQVMRAFREAKLELLVATDVAARGIDVEGVTHVFNYDIPQDADSYIHRIGRTGRAGEKGIAVTFASPRDIEALRNIERGISLRLERQGGSLNGTNVERTGSASAGTREGNRSGGRTKSEPAGRERSRRGGNDNSRGRRNSSSSTAGTRGEGRSGGRSGGRGGESRIGRSSEGRGPVGQGEARRGQSRPDGAKRGGQGGSTGSAGRGQGSGRNGGNERGGRNGR; encoded by the coding sequence TTGACAACATTTAACCAATGGGGCCTTTCCCCCGCCCTACTTGATATATTACAGAAACAAGGCATCGTAAAGCCTACGCCGGTCCAAGAGGCCGCTATTCCAGCTTTGCTGTCGGGTGAGGATGTTATCGCCCAAGCTCAAACGGGAACAGGTAAGACTTTGGCATTCTTGTTGCCTATCATTGAGAAGATCCGTGTGGATCGTAAAGACGCACAAGCTATGATTATTACGCCTACACGCGAGCTGGCAATTCAAATTACGGCTGAGGCACGTAAGCTGACGAATGCCAAAGAGGGTCTGTCTATCCTAGCTGCATACGGAGGACAGGATGTAGAAAGACAACTTCGTAAGCTGAAGAATGGTACGCAATTAGTCATTGGTACACCGGGCCGTTTGCTGGATCATTTACGTCGCGGGTCACTTACACTAGGTTCTATCAAAATGTTGGTATTGGATGAAGCCGATCAAATGCTGCATATGGGCTTTTTGGCAGAAGTAGAAAGTATTATCCGTATGATACCAAGAAATCGTCAAACGATGTTATTCTCTGCAACGATGCCAGATAACGTGAAGAGATTGGCGAAGACCTATATGGATCAGCCGAAGGATATTCGTATCGCCGAGACGTCTCGTGTAACGCTGGATAGTATTAAGCAAATTGTTGTTGAAACGACAGATCGGGGAAAACAACAAGCGCTTATCGAAATGATCCGCAGTAACCGTCCTTATTTGGCCGTTATATTCTGCCGGACTAAGCGACGGGCCAGTGTGCTTAATGAAGCGCTGCAGGAAGCTGGTTTTGCTTCTGACGAGCTGCACGGTGATTTATCACAGTCCAAGCGTGAGCAGGTTATGCGCGCTTTCCGTGAAGCGAAGTTGGAATTGTTAGTCGCGACGGATGTTGCTGCCCGGGGTATCGATGTTGAGGGTGTGACTCATGTATTCAATTACGATATTCCGCAGGATGCGGATAGTTATATTCACAGGATTGGCCGAACAGGTCGCGCTGGGGAGAAGGGTATTGCCGTCACATTTGCTTCTCCGCGGGACATTGAAGCACTACGGAATATTGAGCGCGGAATTTCTCTGCGGTTAGAGCGACAAGGGGGTAGCCTTAACGGCACGAATGTAGAACGTACAGGAAGTGCTTCGGCTGGAACTCGCGAGGGTAATAGATCTGGAGGCCGGACGAAGAGTGAGCCAGCAGGTCGGGAGAGATCCAGACGTGGAGGTAACGACAACTCTCGTGGACGGCGCAATTCCAGCTCATCCACTGCGGGAACACGCGGCGAAGGACGGAGTGGAGGTCGTAGCGGTGGTCGTGGTGGCGAGAGCCGTATAGGTCGTAGTAGCGAAGGCCGTGGCCCTGTTGGTCAAGGTGAAGCAAGACGTGGACAAAGTAGACCAGATGGTGCCAAACGTGGCGGTCAAGGTGGATCAACGGGTTCCGCAGGACGTGGACAAGGTAGTGGACGCAATGGTGGAAATGAGCGCGGAGGCCGTAACGGACGTTAA